The Aspergillus luchuensis IFO 4308 DNA, chromosome 6, nearly complete sequence genome segment GTGTACAGGGTAGCATATATGATGCACACTCTTTGGAGGATGCAGATTGAAGGCCGCAGCATGAATACAGTGATTTCTTTCCAGCGACTTTTAATCCGACCCCGCTCCACCCTTCCGGAAAACAGGGCATTGCCTTATGCTCAGCTCGTTCCCCCATCGTCTGCCGATCACAGAGGGGAGTGTTGGGACCGATACCTACTAGGGGAGATAGTCTATGGACTAGTAAGGACTTTCTATTACCCCGAGTTTTAACAGCGTGCCATGCTACTTGATTCGTTAGCTGCATTGAGGTAAGATCCACAGAACTACTGTAAGTAGGTATGTGATATTTGTATAGTAGTACCAATTAGCCGTCGAAGGATGATATTTGTCAATCCTGGCCTACAGCGGATTTGCCacaaatcttatatatataaacccTTCTCTTCACGGTTCAGTGAGATCTTGCCTTCACATTTCAACCACTCACCTCCTGGCCACTGCAACTAAGATACTCTTTATATCTTCGCGATTTACTACAACGTTTTTGCTTAATACACGATGAAGTTCACTGCTACAATTGGGGCTTTGATGTTCAGCCTATTAGCCTCTGTCAGTGCGGCTGTAACTGGGAACTGTACGCCAGGCATGAATTACTGTCAAGTCGTGCTTGACAATGTTGGTGAGTTGTGGGCCACTATTCAGCTTACTACATTGAagttgtggatgaggtgtaCTAACATAAATAGGCGGCAACCAGGATGCGATGCATGATGCGATAATCCGATGGGGTTCCCCTGAATCCGCTCGCTACCCAGGCCTCTGGGGTAAATACCTGTTCCATTGCAATGCCGACAAATCACTTAGTGTTGTTGAGGAATGCCATGTCATCTGTATCAACAGTGGCGCTGGAAAGAGTGACGTCTGTGATAACCCGGTGTAGATGGTGCAACAGATGAGAGTGAAGCATGTGGCCATGTGTAGATTGCGAATTAGGCAGTTATTTGTCCATCATGTATCCAGATATTGATCGTGGACAAGAGACTAGGAATGTCGATGATAAGTCCTGTCACTCCTCTAGTCGAATGAATCTGAATAGCTCTAGAACGAGTGCATTATGGATCCTTTATCTCTCATTATCGAGTCATAGGGTCCTTGGTAGCAGTGGATCACATAATATCCAAGAATGTCCCAGCATGACAGGGCTGGGGGATGATTATACGCGTAGTGGCGCCGTGGGAGTACTGCCCCCTACCGCTATATGTGCTTAAGATCCCATAATCAAGGCGTATTGGTATGATATTATGCTTATGTGGGTGACTGAGATAATACCTTGCTTTATACCCCGACCTGCTCCAATAGACCATCATACGGAGCAGATCAGCTACTCCATTTTCCCTGTCAACCGCCTATGCAGATGTGAGT includes the following:
- a CDS encoding uncharacterized protein (SECRETED:SignalP(1-20)), translating into MKFTATIGALMFSLLASVSAAVTGNCTPGMNYCQVVLDNVGGNQDAMHDAIIRWGSPESARYPGLWGKYLFHCNADKSLSVVEECHVICINSGAGKSDVCDNPV